A single genomic interval of Bos javanicus breed banteng chromosome 8, ARS-OSU_banteng_1.0, whole genome shotgun sequence harbors:
- the LOC133253458 gene encoding olfactory receptor 13C7-like, whose product MGKTNQSSVTEFVLLGLSGYPELEAIYFVLVLFMYLVILLGNGVIIIVSVCDSHLHTPMYFFLSNLSFLDICYTSSSIPLFLSSFLTTKKTISFSGCGVQMFLSFAMGATECVLLSMMAFDRYVAICNPLRYPIIMSKNSYAPMAAGSWIAGGVNSMLQTSLAMQLPFCGDNVINHFTCEILAVLKLACADISINVISMVVANMIFLVVPVLFIFISYVFILSTILRIPSSEGRRKAFSTCSAHLTVVIIFYGTILFMYANPKAKDSSGADKVQVTDKIISLFYGVVTPMLNPLIYSLRNKDVKAAVKNILCQKCFSGGK is encoded by the coding sequence ATGGGAAAGACCAATCAGTCTTCTGTTACAGAATTTGTCCTGCTGGGGCTTTCTGGCTACCCAGAGCTTGAAGCCATTTATTTCGTACTGGTGTTATTTATGTACCTGGTGATCCTGCTGGGAAATGGTGTCATCATCATTGTAAGTGTCTGTGACTCTCACCTGCATacccccatgtactttttcctcagtAACTTATCATTCTTGGATATTTGCTACACCAGTTCTTCTATCCCCTTATTTCTTAGCAGCTTCTTAACTACAAAGaagaccatttccttctccggatgTGGAGTACAAATGTTTCTCTCTTTTGCTATGGGAGCCACGGAGTGTGTCCTTCTAAGCATGATGGCatttgaccgctatgtggccatctgcaacccTTTGAGATACCCCATCATTATGAGCAAGAATTCGTATGCGCCTATGGCTGCAGGGTCCTGGATTGCAGGGGGTGTCAATTCTATGTTGCAAACCTCTCTTGCAATGCAGCTTCCTTTCTGTGGGGATAATGTCATTAATCATTTTACTTGTGAAATCTTGGCTGTCTTAAAATTGGCCTGTGCTGATATCTCCATAAATGTTATTAGCATGGTTGTTGCTAACATGATTTTTCTTGTGGTCCcagtactttttattttcatttcctatgTTTTCATTCTCTCTACCATCCTGAGGATTCCTTCTTCAGAGGGAAGGcgcaaagccttctccacctgctctgCCCACTTAACAGTGGTGATTATATTCTATGGAACCATCCTCTTCATGTATGCAAATCCCAAGGCTAAAGATTCCTCTGGTGCAGACAAAGTCCAAGTCACAGACAAAATCATCTCTCTCTTCTATGGAGTCGTGACACCTATGCTCAATCCCCTTATCTACAGTTTAAGGAACAAAGATGTGAAGGCAGCTGTGAAGAATATACTCTGTCAAAAATGCTTCTCAGGGGGAAAGTGa